One Molothrus aeneus isolate 106 chromosome 6, BPBGC_Maene_1.0, whole genome shotgun sequence genomic window carries:
- the ZNF410 gene encoding zinc finger protein 410 isoform X1 gives MLSDELESKPELLVQFVQNTSIPLGQGLVESEPKDITCLSLLPVTETSECNRLMLPDDERDLTSPSHTNSSKDVSSSAVLRSLQVNVGPDGEETRAQNVQKPSELLSTPETSSLLQDFQPSDSTSFILLNLTRAGLGSPAEHLVFVQDEAEDSGNDFLSHDSTDSSTPWFLRVQELAHDSLIAATRAQLAKNAKASNNGENVHLCTGDGPPKDSSPIPHLSRVERKLKCTVEGCDRTFVWPAHFKYHLKTHRNDRSFTCPAEGCGKSFYVLQRLKVHMRTHNGEKPFVCTELGCGKQFTTAGNLKNHLRIHTGEKPFLCQAQGCGRSFAEYSSLRKHLVVHSGVKPHQCQICGKTFSQSGSRNVHMRKHHSRIGTAGSREREQPESLMGSSLLEESTVHSKNLISMNSQPSLGVESLHLPDTESIIGVEEGETSCSFFRPLICGD, from the exons CTGCTGGTTCAGTTTGTTCAAAATACTTCTATTCCACTGGGACAAGGACTGGTGGAGTCAGAACCAAAAGACATCACCTGTCTCTCTTTGCTTCCTGTTACTGAGACCTCAGAATGCAACAGACTCATGTTGCCAG ATGATGAAAGAGATCTCACTTCTCCAAGTCACACTAATTCTTCCAAAGATGTTTCTTCATCTGCTGTCTTGAGAAGTCTCCAGGTAAATGTAGGCCCTGATGGAGAGGAAACAAGGGCACAGAATGTACAGAAACCATCTGAACTTCTGTCAACTCCAGAAACTTCTAGTTTATTGCAAGACTTCCAGCCCAGCGACAGCACTTCATTCATTCTTCTCAACCTAACAAGAGCAG GGCTGGGGTCTCCCGCAGAGCACTTGGTGTTTGTTCAAGATGAAGCAGAAGATTCTGGCAATGACTTTCTCTCCCATGATAGCACAGACAGCAGTACCCCATGGTTCCTACGAGTGCAGGAATTGGCCCATGACAGTTTAATTGCTGCCACTCGGGCACAGCTCGCAAAGAATGCCAAAGCAAGCAATAATG gggaaAATGTTCATCTTTGCACAGGAGATGGGCCACCAAAAGATTCAAGCCCCATTCCTCATTTATCTCGTGTGGAAAGAAAGCTGAAGTGCACAGTTGAGGGCTGTGATCGGACATTTGTATGGCCAGCTCACTTCAAGTATCATCTGAAAACACACCG TAACGACCGCTCCTTCACCTGCCCAGCAGAGGGTTGTGGGAAAAGTTTCTACGTCTTGCAGAGGCTGAAGGTGCACATGAGAACTCACAATGGTGAAAAACCCTTTGTGTGCACAGAACTGGGCTGTGGTAAACAGTTCACAACAGCTGGAAATCTGAAGAACCACCTACGAATTCACACTG GGGAAAAACCCTTTCTGTGTCAGGCACAGGGATGTGGTCGCTCCTTTGCTGAATACTCCAGTCTTCGGAAACATTTGGTTGTCCACTCAG GAGTGAAGCCCCATCAGTGCCAAATTTGTGGGAAGACATTTTCCCAGAGTGGTAGCAGAAATGTGCATATGAGGAAACACCACTCCCGAATTGgaacagctggcagcagggagcgaGAACAGCCAG AGTCACTGATGGGCAGCAGTTTGCTGGAAGAATCAACAGTGCATAGTAAGAATCTCATCTCCATGAACTCTCAGCCCAGCCTTGGCGTTGAGTCTCTGCACCTGCCAGACACTGAGTCAATTATTGGAGTAGAAGAGGGTGAGACCAGCTGCTCTTTTTTCCGCCCTCTTATATGTGGTGACTGA
- the ZNF410 gene encoding zinc finger protein 410 isoform X2, translated as MPLLVQFVQNTSIPLGQGLVESEPKDITCLSLLPVTETSECNRLMLPDDERDLTSPSHTNSSKDVSSSAVLRSLQVNVGPDGEETRAQNVQKPSELLSTPETSSLLQDFQPSDSTSFILLNLTRAGLGSPAEHLVFVQDEAEDSGNDFLSHDSTDSSTPWFLRVQELAHDSLIAATRAQLAKNAKASNNGENVHLCTGDGPPKDSSPIPHLSRVERKLKCTVEGCDRTFVWPAHFKYHLKTHRNDRSFTCPAEGCGKSFYVLQRLKVHMRTHNGEKPFVCTELGCGKQFTTAGNLKNHLRIHTGEKPFLCQAQGCGRSFAEYSSLRKHLVVHSGVKPHQCQICGKTFSQSGSRNVHMRKHHSRIGTAGSREREQPESLMGSSLLEESTVHSKNLISMNSQPSLGVESLHLPDTESIIGVEEGETSCSFFRPLICGD; from the exons CTGCTGGTTCAGTTTGTTCAAAATACTTCTATTCCACTGGGACAAGGACTGGTGGAGTCAGAACCAAAAGACATCACCTGTCTCTCTTTGCTTCCTGTTACTGAGACCTCAGAATGCAACAGACTCATGTTGCCAG ATGATGAAAGAGATCTCACTTCTCCAAGTCACACTAATTCTTCCAAAGATGTTTCTTCATCTGCTGTCTTGAGAAGTCTCCAGGTAAATGTAGGCCCTGATGGAGAGGAAACAAGGGCACAGAATGTACAGAAACCATCTGAACTTCTGTCAACTCCAGAAACTTCTAGTTTATTGCAAGACTTCCAGCCCAGCGACAGCACTTCATTCATTCTTCTCAACCTAACAAGAGCAG GGCTGGGGTCTCCCGCAGAGCACTTGGTGTTTGTTCAAGATGAAGCAGAAGATTCTGGCAATGACTTTCTCTCCCATGATAGCACAGACAGCAGTACCCCATGGTTCCTACGAGTGCAGGAATTGGCCCATGACAGTTTAATTGCTGCCACTCGGGCACAGCTCGCAAAGAATGCCAAAGCAAGCAATAATG gggaaAATGTTCATCTTTGCACAGGAGATGGGCCACCAAAAGATTCAAGCCCCATTCCTCATTTATCTCGTGTGGAAAGAAAGCTGAAGTGCACAGTTGAGGGCTGTGATCGGACATTTGTATGGCCAGCTCACTTCAAGTATCATCTGAAAACACACCG TAACGACCGCTCCTTCACCTGCCCAGCAGAGGGTTGTGGGAAAAGTTTCTACGTCTTGCAGAGGCTGAAGGTGCACATGAGAACTCACAATGGTGAAAAACCCTTTGTGTGCACAGAACTGGGCTGTGGTAAACAGTTCACAACAGCTGGAAATCTGAAGAACCACCTACGAATTCACACTG GGGAAAAACCCTTTCTGTGTCAGGCACAGGGATGTGGTCGCTCCTTTGCTGAATACTCCAGTCTTCGGAAACATTTGGTTGTCCACTCAG GAGTGAAGCCCCATCAGTGCCAAATTTGTGGGAAGACATTTTCCCAGAGTGGTAGCAGAAATGTGCATATGAGGAAACACCACTCCCGAATTGgaacagctggcagcagggagcgaGAACAGCCAG AGTCACTGATGGGCAGCAGTTTGCTGGAAGAATCAACAGTGCATAGTAAGAATCTCATCTCCATGAACTCTCAGCCCAGCCTTGGCGTTGAGTCTCTGCACCTGCCAGACACTGAGTCAATTATTGGAGTAGAAGAGGGTGAGACCAGCTGCTCTTTTTTCCGCCCTCTTATATGTGGTGACTGA